The genome window GAGGCCTCCTCCCATCGCTAAGGAGTGCCATGGACGTCAAAAAGCTCCATCACATCGCCCTCGTCGTCAAGGATATTGACGAGTCCCTCAAGGACTATGCCGATATCCTCGGCTTCCCCAAATCCGAGATCCAGTTCGTCCCGACCCAGCAGGTCAGGGCGACCCTCATCCCCGTGGGCGATTGCGAGATCGAGCTCATCCAGCCCATGGACCCCAACGGCGGCGTCGCGAAATTCCTCGAGAAGCGCGGCGAGGCCTTCCACCACATCTGCTTTGAAGTGGCCGATGTGGACCACGAGCTCACGGAGCTGGAAAAGAAGGGCTGCGCCCTGATAGACAAGAAGTCCCGACCCGGCCTTGCCGGCATGGTCGGCTTCCTCCATCCCAAGTCCACCAGGGGCGTCCTCACCGAGATCTGCACGCCCATCAAGCATTAGCCATATAGGGGCGGCCATTTTCGGTCGCCCAAAGGGGAAGAACAATGGTAGCCACGCAGAAAGAGACGATCCGCGTCCTCGTCGCCAAGCCCGGCCTGGATGGGCACGATAGAGGGGCCAAAATCATCGCCAGGGCCCTGCGGGACGCCGGGATGGAGGTTATCTATACCGGCATCCGCCAGACCCCTGAAATGATCGTCAGCGCCGCCGTGCAGGAAGACGTGGACGTGGTGGGCCTCAGCATCCTCTCCGGCGCGCACCTGGAGCTCTTCCCCCTCATCGTGGAGGGCCTCAAGAAGAAGGGCAATGACGATGCCGTCGTCCTCGCCGGAGGCATCATCCCGGAAGAGGACTTCGCCAAGCTCAAGGCTATGGGCATCCAGGGCGTCTTCGGCCCCGGCAGCTCCACCCAGGACATCATTGACTTCATCAAGAAGGCCGTAGCCGCCAAAAAGGGCAAATAAAAAGGCCCCCGCTTCTGCGGAGGCCTTTGCAAGGCTTTCTTTCGGGAAGCTACTTGC of Chloroflexota bacterium contains these proteins:
- the mce gene encoding methylmalonyl-CoA epimerase, giving the protein MDVKKLHHIALVVKDIDESLKDYADILGFPKSEIQFVPTQQVRATLIPVGDCEIELIQPMDPNGGVAKFLEKRGEAFHHICFEVADVDHELTELEKKGCALIDKKSRPGLAGMVGFLHPKSTRGVLTEICTPIKH
- a CDS encoding cobalamin B12-binding domain-containing protein, whose protein sequence is MVATQKETIRVLVAKPGLDGHDRGAKIIARALRDAGMEVIYTGIRQTPEMIVSAAVQEDVDVVGLSILSGAHLELFPLIVEGLKKKGNDDAVVLAGGIIPEEDFAKLKAMGIQGVFGPGSSTQDIIDFIKKAVAAKKGK